GGCTACGGCCTCATGGCCGGTGGCACGCCGGAGGCCGTCGAACGCCTCGCCCCGGTCATCGACGCCCTGCGGCCCGAGGGGCCCCGCGAGGAGGGCTTCGTCCACGCCGGACCGGTGGGCGCCGGCCACTTCGCCAAGATGATCCACAACGGGATCGAGTACGGGATCATGCAGGCCTACGGCGAGGGGTACGAGATCCTCGCCGCCCGCAGCGACCTGGTGCCCGACCCCACCGCCGTCCTCCGTGCCTGGCAGCGCGGCACCGTCGTGCGGTCCTGGCTGCTCGAGCTGCTCGTCGAGGCGCTCGAGGCAGACCCGGGACTGGCCTCCATCTCCGACTACACGGGTGACTCGGGCGAGGGGCGCTGGACGCTCGCCGAGGCCGTCGACCTGGCGGTGCCGGCCCCGGTCATCTCCGCGGCGCTGTTCGCCCGGTTCGCCTCGCGTCAGGACTCCTCGCCGGCGATGAAGGCGGTGGCGGCGCTGCGCCAGCAGTTCGGCGGGCACGCCCCCCAGCTCAACCGCGGGGACTGACCCGTGCCGGAGACCCCCGATGTACGTCTCTGACCTCGCGCTCAACGACTTCCGTTCCTACGCCGAGCTCGTCCTCGCGCTCGAGCCGGGCGTGAGCGCCTTCATCGGCCACAACGGCCAGGGCAAGACGAACCTCGTGGAGGCGCTGGGCTACCTCTCGACGTTCAGCAGCCACCGGGTGGCCTCCGACGCCGCTCTGGTGCGCAGCGGGGCCCCGGCCGCCGTCGTGCGCGTCAAGGTGGTTCGTGGGGAGCGCCCCAGCCTCGTCGAGCTGGAGATCGTCGCGGGCCGCGCCAACCGCGCCCGGCTCAACCGCTCCCCGGTGCCCCGCACCCGCGACGTCCTCGGGGTCCTGCGCACGGTGCTGTTCGCCCCGGAGGACCTCGAGCTCGTCAAGGGCGACCCGCAGCACCGCCGCCGGTTCCTCGACGACCTCCTCGTGCTGCTCACCCCGCGGCTGGCCGGCGTCCGGGCCGAGTACGAGAAGATCCTGCGCCAGCGGGGGGCGCTGCTCAAGAGCGCCGGAACCGCGCGGTTCCGCGGGTCGCGCCCCGACCTCAGCACCCTCGACGTGTGGGACGGCCACCTCGCCGACGCCGGCGCGCGACTCCTCGCCGCCCGCGCCGCCCTCGTGCGGGACCTGCGGCCGCACGTCGCGCGCACCTACGAGGAGGTGAGCGCCGGGCAGGGCGAGGCCCGCATCACCTACCGCAGCTCCCTCCTCGGGGCCGAGGGGCGCGAGGACGAGCCCGGTGAGGCCGAGGAGGCGGAGCTCCTCGACGTCGCCGCGGTCCGGGAACGCCTCGTCGCCGCCATGGCGACGACCCGGAGCAAGGAGATCGAGCGCGGCGTGAGCCTCGTCGGCCCGCACCGCGACGACCTCGTCCTGCGCCTCGGGGACCTGCCGACCAAGGGCTACGCCAGCCATGGGGAGTCGTGGTCCTACGCCCTGGCCCTGCGACTGGCGGCCTACGAGATCCTCCGTGAGGACGCCGGACCCGCGGGCGACGGCGATCCCGTCCTCATCCTCGACGACGTCTTCGCCGAGCTCGACGTCCGCCGGCGCGAGCGGCTCGCCGGCATGGTCGCCGGCGCCCAGCAGGTGCTCATCACCGCGGCGGTCCCCGACGACGTCCCGCCGGCCCTCGCCGGCGCGCGGTTCACCGTCCACCAGGGGGAGGTGACCCGTGGCTGACGAGCCGACGCCCGAGGCCGACGACGAGGAACCGGACGCGGCCCGCGCGGCGCTGGAGCGGGCCCGAGCCACCGCGGGGGCCAAGGGCCTGCGGCGGTCCGCCCCCGGCTCAGGTCGGCGCGGTCCGCGGCTCGGCCCGGGCATGGGTGACCCGATCAGCGGGTCCGGGCCGTCGCGGCGCGACCCCGCCCAGCTCGGCCCGTTGGTCGACAAGCTGCTCGCCGAGCGCGGCTGGGTGCAGCCCGTGAGCGTGGGCGGTGTCGTCGGCCGCTGGCGGGAGATCGTCGGCGACGACGTCGCGGACCACTGCGTCGTCGAGACGTTCGACGCCTCCGAGCTCGTCGTGCGCGCCGACTCCACGGCATGGGCCACCCAGATCCGGCTGCTCCTGCCGCAGCTCGAGCGGCGCCTCGCCGAGGAGGTCGGTGAGGAGACCGTGACGAAGATCGTCGTCCTCGGGCCCGCCGGGACGAGCTGGCGGCGCGGGCACCGCTCGGTGCAGGGCCGCGGTCCCCGCGACACCTACGGCTGAGCCGTCCCGCCGAGCCCGCGTGAGGGGCCCGCGCGGTCCGGCGCAGGGTGTGGATGAAACTGTGGACATTCGTCGTAAGTGGCCTGCTCGCAGTAGAATCGACCGTCCCGCCCGAACGGTACGGCTCCGACCGCACCGCCGGGCCGAAGCGGTGCGCCCACCGTCCGCAGCCCCCGACCCGGGTGGCCGCGTGCGCTGCGCCGCGACGAGCAACGAGGAGAACCTCCACAGTGGCCGAGATGTCTGCATCCACGCCTGACGAGTCGAGCTACAGCGCGAGCGACATCACCGTCCTCGAGGGCCTGGAGGCGGTACGCAAGCGTCCGGGCATGTACATCGGCTCCACCGGGGAGCGGGGCCTGCACCACCTCGTCTACGAGGTCGTCGACAACTCGGTCGACGAGGCGCTGGCGGGGTACTGCTCGCACATCCAGGTGACCCTGCTCGACGACGGCGGCGTGCGCGTCACCGACGACGGCCGCGGCATCCCGGTCGACATCGTCGCCTCCGAGGGCAAGCCCGCCGTCGAGGTCGTCCTCACCGTCCTGCACGCCGGCGGCAAGTTCGGCGGGGCCGGCTACGCCGTCTCCGGCGGCCTGCACGGCGTCGGCGTCTCGGTGGTCAACGCGCTCTCCCACCGCCTGCACGTGGAGGTCAAGCGGGACGGGCGCGTGTGGCGCCAGGGCTACGTCGACGGCGTCCCCACCGCCCCGCTCGCCGCCGCGGGCGAGAGCGACGAGACCGGGACGACGGTGACGTTCTGGGCCAACGAGGACATCTTCGAGACCACCCAGTACAGCTTCGAGACGCTGCGCGGGCGCTTCCAGCAGATGGCGTTCCTCAACAAGGGCCTGCGCCTCACGCTCGTCGACGAGCGCGCCGGCGTCACCGACTCGGGGGACGAGGTCACCGGCGACGCGGCCGGGCCCGGCGACGACGCCCGCACCGGTCACCGCGAGGTCTCCTACCTCTACGCCGGCGGGCTGCGCGACTACGTCCAGCACCTCAACTCGGCGAAGAAGGTCGAGCTCGTCAACCCGGAGATCATCTACATCGAGTCCGAGGACGTCGAGCGCCGTATCTCCCTCGAGGTGGCGATGCAGTGGACGAACGGCTACTCCGAGGCCGTCCACACGTATGCCAACACCATCAACACCTCTGAGGGCGGTACGCACGAGGAGGGCTTCCGCGCGGCGCTGACCTCCCTCATCAACAGGTACGCCAAGGACAAGGGCATCCTCAAGGACAAGGACGACAACCTCACGGGTGAGGACATCCGCGAGGGGCTCACCGCCGTCCTGTCGGTCAAGCTCGGCGAGCCGCAGTTCGAGGGCCAGACGAAGACCAAGCTCGGCAACACCGAGGCCCGCGCTTACGTCCAGCAGGTGCTCTACGCCCGGCTCGGCGACTGGCTCGACGCGCACCCCGGCGAGGCGAAGGACATCATCCGCAAGGCCCAGCAGGCGGCGGCCGCCCGGATGGCGGCCCGCAAGGCCCGCGAGGCCACGCGCCGCAAGGGGGCGCTCGAGTCGGCGTCGATGCCCGGCAAGCTCAAGGACTGCTCGAGCCGGGACGCCACGAAGTCCGAGATCTTCATCGTCGAGGGCGACTCCGCCGGCGGCTCGGCCGTGCAGGGCCGCGACCCCGAGCACCAGGCGATCCTGCCGCTGCGCGGGAAGATCCTCAACGTCGAGAAGGCGCGCCTCGACCGCGCGCTCGGCAACGCCGAGATCCAGGCCCTCATCACGGCCTTCGGCACGGGGATCGGGGACGAGTTCGACCTCGCCCGCCTGCGCTACCACAAGATCGTCCTCATGGCGGACGCCGACGTCGACGGCCAGCACATCTCCACGCTGCTGCTCACGCTGCTCTTCCGGTACATGAAGCCGCTCATCGAGGCGGGTCACGTGTACCTCGCCCAGCCGCCGCTGTACCGCCTCAAGTGGACGAACTCCCCGCACGAGTACGTCTACACCGACCGCGAGAAGGACGCCCTCCTTACCGAGGGCGCGCGCGCCGGCAAGCGCCTGCCCAAGGACAGCGGCATCCAGCGGTACAAGGGTCTGGGCGAGATGAACGACCAGGAGCTGTGGGACACGACGATGAACCCGGACACCCGCACCCTGCGCCAGGTGACCATCGGCGAGGCGGCCGCCGCCGACGAGACCTTCTCGGTCCTCATGGGCGAGGACGTCGAGTCCCGCCGTGGCTTCATCCAGCGCAACGCCCACGACGTGCGCTTCCTCGACATCTAGCCCTTCCGGGCCCGCCGCAGCACCACGACGACGAAGGACGACAGTGACTCAGCCCCCCACCACGGACGAGCCCATCGAGGGCGGCGACAACGCGATCATCACCGACCGCGTGGAGCAGGTCGACCTCCAGCTGGAGATGCAGCGGTCCTACCTGGACTACGCGATGAGCGTCATCGTGGGCCGTGCGCTGCCCGACGTCCGCGACGGGCTCAAGCCCGTGCACCGCCGCGTGCTCTACGCGATGTTCGACGGCGGGTACCGGCCGGAGGGCTCCTTCAACAAGTGCTCGCGCGTCGTCGGCGAGGTCATGGGGCAGTACCACCCCCACGGCGACACCTCGATCTACGACGCCCTGGTCCGCCTCGTCCAGCCGTGGTCGCTGCGCTACCCGCTCGTCGCCGGGCAGGGCAACTTTGGCTCCCCCGGCAACCTCGGCGCCGCGGCCCCGCGGTACACCGAGTGCAAGATGGCTCCGCTGGCCATGGAGATGGTCCGCGACATCGACCACGAGACGGTCGACTTCGGGGACAACTACGACGGCAAGAACCAGGAGCCGCTCGTCCTGCCGGCGCGCTTCCCCAACCTCCTCGTCAACGGGTCCGAGGGCATCGCGGTGGGCATGGCCACCCGCATCCCGCCGCACAACCTGCGCGAGGTCGCCGACGGCGTCCAGTGGTTCCTCGAGCACCCCGAGGCCACCCGCGAGGAGCTCCTCGGCGAGCTCATGCTGCGGATCAAGGGTCCGGACTTCCCCACCGGCGCGACCATCCTCGGCCGCCGCGGCATCGAGGACGCCTACCGCACCGGCCGCGGGTCCATCACCCAGCGCGCGGTCGTCACGGTCGAGGAGATCCAGGGCCGCCAGTGCCTCGTCGTCAGCGAGCTGCCCTACCAGGTCAACCCCGACAACCTCGTGAAGAAGATCGCGGACTACGTCCACGAGGGGCGCATCCAGGGCATCGCCGACATGCGCGACGAGTCCTCGGGCCGCGCCGGACAGCGCCTCGTCATCATCCTCAAGCGCGACGCGGTGGCGAAGGTCGTCCTCAACAACCTCTACAAGCACACGCAGCTGCAGGACAACTTCCCCGCGAACATGCTCGCCCTCGTCGACGGCGTGCCGCGCACGCTCAGCCTCGACGGGTTCGTCCGGCACTGGGTCAACCACCAGGTCGAGGTCATCGTCCGGCGCACCCGTTACCTGCTGCGCCGCGCCGAGGAGCGCATCCACATCCTGCGCGGGCTGCTCAAGGCGCTCGACGCGCTCGACGAGGTCATCGCGCTCATCCGCGCCTCGGCCACGGTCGACGAGGCGCGCACCGGCCTGGAGAACCTCCTGGGCATCGACGCCGTCCAGGCCGACGCCATCCTCGCCATGCAGCTGCGGCGCCTCGCCGCGCTGGAGCGCCAGAAGATCATCGACGAGCACAACCGCATCGAGGCGGAGATCCTCGACTACCGGGACATCCTCGCCTCGCCGCCCCGGCAGCGCCAGATCGTCTCTGACGAGCTCACCGCCATCGTGGACAAGTACGGCGACGAGCGCCGCACGACGATCGTCCCGTTCGACGGCGACATGTCGGTCGAGGACCTCATCCCCGAAGAGGACATCGTCGTCACCATCACCCGCGGCGGGTACGCCAAGCGGACGCGGACGGACAACTACCGTTCGCAGCGCCGCGGCGGCAAGGGCGTGCGCGGCGCGCAGCTGCGCGAGGACGACGTCGTCGACCACTTCTTCGTCACCACGACCCACCACTGGCTGCTCTTCTTCACCAACCTGGGCCGGGTCTACCGCGCCAAGGGGTACGAGCTGCCCGAGGGCGGCCGTGACGCCAAGGGCCAGCACGTGGCCAACCTCCTCGCCTTCCAGCCGGGCGAGGAGATCGCGCAGGTCCTCGCCCTCAAGGACTACGACCAGGCCGACTACCTCGTCCTGGCGACCAAGCGCGGCCTGGTGAAGAAGACCCGCCTGCAGGAGTACAACTCCCCGCGCTCGGGCGGACTCATCGCCATCAACCTCCGCACGGACGACGACGGCGCCCCCGACGAGCTCGTCGGCGCCGGCCTGGCCAACGCCGAGGACGACCTGCTGCTCGTCTCCCGCAAGGGCCAGTCGATCCGCTTCACCGCCTCCGACGACACGCTGCGTCCCATGGGGCGGGCGACGTCGGGCGTCACCGGGATGAAGTTCCGCGCGGACGACGACCTGCTCGCGATGGATGTCGTGCGTCCCTCGTACGACGACGGCGCGCTCTTCGTCGTCACCGAGGGCGGTTACGCCAAGCGGACGGCGATCGCCGAGTACCGCCGCCAGGGCCGCGGTGGCCTCGGCATCAAGGTGGCCAACCTGGTCGAGGCGCGCGGCGACCTCGTCGGGGCCCTCCTCACCGCCCCCGACGACGAGGTGCTCGTCATCATGGAGCGGGGCAAGATCGTGCGGTCGGCGGTGGCCGAGGTGCACCTCACCGGGCGGAACACCCAGGGCGTCACCTTCGCGAAGCCGGACAACGGCGACCGGATCATCGCCGTGGCACGCAACGCCGAGAGCGCGCTCGCGACGGCGGATGGCGTAGCGTCGTCCCCGGACAGCGCTCAGGACGACGAGCCGGGCGAACCGGCCCCCGACGCCGAGGCGGCGCCCGAGGTCACGGAGGAGACGCATGAGCAGCACGACGCCGGGTGAGAGCTCGCGTGAGCACGCCGAGCCCGTAGACCGCGGGGCCGACGCCGGGAGCGACACCACCGCGACCCGCACCAGCCTCGCGGAACGGTTCGCCACCGCCAAGGGCAGCACGTCCGACGGCTCCCCCGACCGGACGCCGCAGAGGTCCGCCGGTCACCCCGGGGAGACGGCGACCCGGCCGGGCGTCCGCGAGGACCGGCCGGCGGAGGGCCCCAGCCGTGGCGCCATGCCGTTCGACGAGCGTGATCCGGCGCGTCCGGCCGCGGCACCCCGGCCGGCCAGCCCGCGCCCGGGTCCCCGCCAGGTGCGCCTGTCGCTGGCCCGGATCGACCCCTGGTCGGTGATGAAGCTGGCGTTCCTGCTGTCGATCGCCGTCGGGATCGGTGTCGTCGTGGCCGTCGCCGCCATGTGGTACGTGCTCGACACCATGCACGTCTTCGCCGACGTCCAGGCGCTGCTCGACGACCTGGGGTCGGCGAGCTTCCTCAACCTCATGGAGTACACCCAGTTCGATCGGGTGATCTCCGTCGCGGCCATCATCGCCGTCCTCGACGTCCTCCTGCTCACCGCCCTCGCCACCCTGGGCGCATTCCTGTACAACATCGTGGCCGCGCTCGTCGGCGGCCTGCACGTCACCCTCACCGACGACTGACGCCGGTTTGGGGCGCCGCGTGACGCTGGGGTAGTCTTTCTCGGCGGCCTTCGCGGGGCGCAGGGGCCTATAGCTCAGACGGTTAGAGCGCTTCCCTGATAAGGAAGAGGTCACAGGTTCGAGTCCTGTTAGGCCCACCCTGGGCGCGGTGAGAACGGAGCGAGTATGAAGAAGATCCTGATGCTTGCTGCGGTCGCCGTCGCCGGTTACTCGGTTTGGACGTCGGTGCAGCGCAACCGCGAGGAGCGCGACCTGTGGGCGGAGGTCACCGACAGCTTCGGTGAGAACTCCTTCCCCGAGGCCGACGCCCCCACAGGTCCGGTCACCGCCTGAGCGGTGCCGACACGCCGGCGGCCCTGGGCCGCCGGGACGGGGCCATGGCGCAATTGGTAGCGCACCTGCTTTGCAAGCAGGGGGTTGGGGGTTCGAGTCCCCCTGGCTCCACCGGGAGACGCGCGCCACGCCGGCTGACTCGGCGCAACGGTGCGACCCATGCCACACTGGAGGCTCCATCTCCGTGCGTGCGGCTCGGCCGCGCCTTGAGCAGTCAGGCCCCGATGAGTCACACACTCGACACCCCGCGCCCGGCCGAGGGTGCCGCCCGACCCACTGGGGCGAGCGCGCGCGAACGCCAGGTCTCCACCTTCACCGCCCTCACCGCGCAGGTCCAGGCCGCCGGACTGATGCGGCGGGCCTATGGCTAC
The sequence above is a segment of the Georgenia faecalis genome. Coding sequences within it:
- the gnd gene encoding phosphogluconate dehydrogenase (NAD(+)-dependent, decarboxylating), coding for MHIGMIGLGRMGANMRARIEAAGHQVTGYDVDRAKSDVATLNELAEALPAPGRVVWIMVPSGEPTRAVVIELAGVLQPGDLVVDGGNSSYRDDVPNAQLLEARGIDYVDVGVSGGIWGLEQGYGLMAGGTPEAVERLAPVIDALRPEGPREEGFVHAGPVGAGHFAKMIHNGIEYGIMQAYGEGYEILAARSDLVPDPTAVLRAWQRGTVVRSWLLELLVEALEADPGLASISDYTGDSGEGRWTLAEAVDLAVPAPVISAALFARFASRQDSSPAMKAVAALRQQFGGHAPQLNRGD
- a CDS encoding DUF721 domain-containing protein — protein: MADEPTPEADDEEPDAARAALERARATAGAKGLRRSAPGSGRRGPRLGPGMGDPISGSGPSRRDPAQLGPLVDKLLAERGWVQPVSVGGVVGRWREIVGDDVADHCVVETFDASELVVRADSTAWATQIRLLLPQLERRLAEEVGEETVTKIVVLGPAGTSWRRGHRSVQGRGPRDTYG
- the gyrA gene encoding DNA gyrase subunit A; this encodes MEGGDNAIITDRVEQVDLQLEMQRSYLDYAMSVIVGRALPDVRDGLKPVHRRVLYAMFDGGYRPEGSFNKCSRVVGEVMGQYHPHGDTSIYDALVRLVQPWSLRYPLVAGQGNFGSPGNLGAAAPRYTECKMAPLAMEMVRDIDHETVDFGDNYDGKNQEPLVLPARFPNLLVNGSEGIAVGMATRIPPHNLREVADGVQWFLEHPEATREELLGELMLRIKGPDFPTGATILGRRGIEDAYRTGRGSITQRAVVTVEEIQGRQCLVVSELPYQVNPDNLVKKIADYVHEGRIQGIADMRDESSGRAGQRLVIILKRDAVAKVVLNNLYKHTQLQDNFPANMLALVDGVPRTLSLDGFVRHWVNHQVEVIVRRTRYLLRRAEERIHILRGLLKALDALDEVIALIRASATVDEARTGLENLLGIDAVQADAILAMQLRRLAALERQKIIDEHNRIEAEILDYRDILASPPRQRQIVSDELTAIVDKYGDERRTTIVPFDGDMSVEDLIPEEDIVVTITRGGYAKRTRTDNYRSQRRGGKGVRGAQLREDDVVDHFFVTTTHHWLLFFTNLGRVYRAKGYELPEGGRDAKGQHVANLLAFQPGEEIAQVLALKDYDQADYLVLATKRGLVKKTRLQEYNSPRSGGLIAINLRTDDDGAPDELVGAGLANAEDDLLLVSRKGQSIRFTASDDTLRPMGRATSGVTGMKFRADDDLLAMDVVRPSYDDGALFVVTEGGYAKRTAIAEYRRQGRGGLGIKVANLVEARGDLVGALLTAPDDEVLVIMERGKIVRSAVAEVHLTGRNTQGVTFAKPDNGDRIIAVARNAESALATADGVASSPDSAQDDEPGEPAPDAEAAPEVTEETHEQHDAG
- a CDS encoding DUF3566 domain-containing protein: MSSTTPGESSREHAEPVDRGADAGSDTTATRTSLAERFATAKGSTSDGSPDRTPQRSAGHPGETATRPGVREDRPAEGPSRGAMPFDERDPARPAAAPRPASPRPGPRQVRLSLARIDPWSVMKLAFLLSIAVGIGVVVAVAAMWYVLDTMHVFADVQALLDDLGSASFLNLMEYTQFDRVISVAAIIAVLDVLLLTALATLGAFLYNIVAALVGGLHVTLTDD
- a CDS encoding DLW-39 family protein: MKKILMLAAVAVAGYSVWTSVQRNREERDLWAEVTDSFGENSFPEADAPTGPVTA
- the gyrB gene encoding DNA topoisomerase (ATP-hydrolyzing) subunit B; the protein is MSASTPDESSYSASDITVLEGLEAVRKRPGMYIGSTGERGLHHLVYEVVDNSVDEALAGYCSHIQVTLLDDGGVRVTDDGRGIPVDIVASEGKPAVEVVLTVLHAGGKFGGAGYAVSGGLHGVGVSVVNALSHRLHVEVKRDGRVWRQGYVDGVPTAPLAAAGESDETGTTVTFWANEDIFETTQYSFETLRGRFQQMAFLNKGLRLTLVDERAGVTDSGDEVTGDAAGPGDDARTGHREVSYLYAGGLRDYVQHLNSAKKVELVNPEIIYIESEDVERRISLEVAMQWTNGYSEAVHTYANTINTSEGGTHEEGFRAALTSLINRYAKDKGILKDKDDNLTGEDIREGLTAVLSVKLGEPQFEGQTKTKLGNTEARAYVQQVLYARLGDWLDAHPGEAKDIIRKAQQAAAARMAARKAREATRRKGALESASMPGKLKDCSSRDATKSEIFIVEGDSAGGSAVQGRDPEHQAILPLRGKILNVEKARLDRALGNAEIQALITAFGTGIGDEFDLARLRYHKIVLMADADVDGQHISTLLLTLLFRYMKPLIEAGHVYLAQPPLYRLKWTNSPHEYVYTDREKDALLTEGARAGKRLPKDSGIQRYKGLGEMNDQELWDTTMNPDTRTLRQVTIGEAAAADETFSVLMGEDVESRRGFIQRNAHDVRFLDI
- the recF gene encoding DNA replication/repair protein RecF (All proteins in this family for which functions are known are DNA-binding proteins that assist the filamentation of RecA onto DNA for the initiation of recombination or recombinational repair.); amino-acid sequence: MYVSDLALNDFRSYAELVLALEPGVSAFIGHNGQGKTNLVEALGYLSTFSSHRVASDAALVRSGAPAAVVRVKVVRGERPSLVELEIVAGRANRARLNRSPVPRTRDVLGVLRTVLFAPEDLELVKGDPQHRRRFLDDLLVLLTPRLAGVRAEYEKILRQRGALLKSAGTARFRGSRPDLSTLDVWDGHLADAGARLLAARAALVRDLRPHVARTYEEVSAGQGEARITYRSSLLGAEGREDEPGEAEEAELLDVAAVRERLVAAMATTRSKEIERGVSLVGPHRDDLVLRLGDLPTKGYASHGESWSYALALRLAAYEILREDAGPAGDGDPVLILDDVFAELDVRRRERLAGMVAGAQQVLITAAVPDDVPPALAGARFTVHQGEVTRG